Proteins co-encoded in one Gouania willdenowi chromosome 1, fGouWil2.1, whole genome shotgun sequence genomic window:
- the ankrd49 gene encoding ankyrin repeat domain-containing protein 49, producing the protein MEFPEDFNQLELLDTHGHLIPRGASSQWTTSQDEELEAGDHSEDWFLEMEESLKDKPTELILWAAENNRRPTVDQVLTADPSLVHCCDEDGYTPLHRAAYGGHVEVVSALLANKSRVNACTIDGWTPLHSACRWSRVSVASCLLQHGAKLNVQTNGGLTPLHLAAAYSSSSKTESVQTLELLLSQRHLTPGLRSNSGETPADVARRSGPHHFLFEMVEDCVSVVPY; encoded by the exons ATGGAGTTTCCAGAAGACTTTAACCAGCTTGAGCTCCTTGACACACACGGGCACCTGATCCCACGAGGGGCCAGCAGCCAGTGGACTACGAGCCAAGATGAGGAGCTGGAGGCTGGGGACCACAGCGAGGACTGGTTCCTGGAGATGGAGGAGAGTCTCAAAGACAAACCAACGGAGCTCATTCTGTGGGCGGCTGAAAACAACCGC CGTCCAACAGTTGACCAGGTACTCACTGCTGATCCTTCACTTGTGCATTGCTGTGATGAGGATGGTTACACCCCCCTGCACCGTGCAGCGTACGGCGGCCATGTTGAGGTCGTGTCTGCCCTGCTGGCCAACAAATCCAGGGTGAACGCATGTACCATCGACGGATGGACGCCCCTTCACAGCGCCTGTCGCTGGAGCCGTGTCAGCGTTGCTAGTTGTCTCCTGCAGCACGGAGCCAAACTGAACGTCCAGACCAACGGAGGGCTTACGCCGCTGCACCTGGCTGCTGCTTACAGCAGCTCCTCCAAAACAGAGTCCGTGCAAACATTAGAGCTGTTGCTCTCACAGAGACATCTGACGCCAGGGCTCCGCAGTAACAGTGGGGAGACGCCAGCGGATGTGGCACGACGCAGTGGCCCACATCACTTTCTTTTTGAAATGGTCGAAGACTGTGTCAGCGTGGTGCCATATTAA